Proteins encoded by one window of Scatophagus argus isolate fScaArg1 chromosome 8, fScaArg1.pri, whole genome shotgun sequence:
- the npbwr2b gene encoding neuropeptides B/W receptor type 2b: MENVSIHGGVLPVCNDSVDFYSLTSGNQTDLNCTPPSEFNFYADLYIILPVIYSVICAVGLTGNTAVIYMILKAPKMKTVTNMFILNLAIADDLFTLVLPINIAEHLLHYWPFGDVLCKVILSIDHYNIFSSIYFLTVMSIDRYLVVLATVRSKRMPYRTYRAAKIISLCVWILVILIVMPFTVFAGVYVNPNDGRKSCVLSFPSPESLWFKASRIYTLILGFAIPVSTICILYTMMLYKLRNMRLNSNAKALDKAKKRVTIMVFIVLAVCLFCWTPFHLSTIVALTTDLRTTPLLIGISYFITSLSYANSCLNPFLYAFLDDSFRKAFKKMLECRPT; encoded by the coding sequence ATGGAGAACGTGTCCATCCATGGCGGCGTCCTGCCCGTGTGCAACGACTCGGTGGACTTCTACTCCCTCACATCAGGCAACCAAACTGACCTGAACTGCACCCCTCCCTCTGAGTTTAACTTCTACGCTGACCTTTACATCATTTTACCTGTCATCTACTCTGTCATCTGCGCAGTGGGACTGACCGGCAACACAGCTGTGATCTACATGATCCTCAAAGCCCCCAAGATGAAAACAGTAACCAACATGTTCATCCTGAACTTGGCCATTGCTGATGATTTGTTCACTCTGGTGCTGCCGATCAACATAGCTGAACACTTGCTGCACTACTGGCCTTTCGGTGATGTTTTGTGCAAAGTCATCCTTAGCATAGACCACTACAACATCTTCTCCAGTATCTATTTCCTGACAGTGATGAGCATTGATCGCTACCTGGTCGTTTTGGCCACAGTCAGGTCCAAGCGCATGCCTTACCGCACTTACCGAGCAGCCAAAATAATCTCATTGTGCGTCTGGATCCTCGTCATCCTCATCGTCATGCCTTTCACTGTTTTCGCTGGTGTTTACGTCAACCCAAACGATGGGAGGAAGAGCTGCGTGCTCAGCTTCCCCAGCCCTGAGAGTTTGTGGTTCAAAGCAAGCCGGATCTACACCCTCATCCTGGGCTTTGCCATTCCGGTCTCAACCATCTGTATCTTATACACAATGATGCTCTACAAGCTGAGGAACATGCGTCTCAACAGCAATGCCAAGGCGCTGGACAAAGCCAAGAAGAGAGTCACCATCATGGTGTTTATTGTCTTGGCTGTGTGCTTGTTCTGCTGGACGCCATTCCACCTCAGTACCATTGTGGCTTTGACGACTGACCTGAGGACGACACCGCTGCTGATTGGAATCTCCTACTTCATCACCAGCCTGAGCTACGCCAACTCCTGCCTCAACCCATTTCTCTACGCCTTCCTGGATGACAGCTTCAGGAAGGCCTTTAAGAAGATGTTGGAATGTAGACCCACATAA